The sequence below is a genomic window from Salinispira pacifica.
TCTTCTGCCGCGGGCGGCTTCGGATACGATCCAATCTTCTGGCTTCCCGGGAAAGAGTGTACGGTTGCGGACATAAGCGCTGAGGAGAAACGTTTGCTCAGTCACCGGGGAAAAGCCGCCCGAGCAATAGCCGCAATGCTCCCGGATAATCCATAGCCGGATTTCCCATCCACGTTATTCAGTGTTATATTGTTCTCATCAGTGCTGCGGCCGGTTCTCTTTGGTGGAGCAGGCATATCAGCAGAAACAAATTTTAGGAGAAGTCATTGAGCGTAAATCCCACACGTGCACGGAAGGATGTTCCGGCACATGAAAAATGGAATCTGAACGCTCTGTTTCCCGACGATGCAGCATGGGAACAGGGATTCGAAGACCTGAAAAACCAATATACAGAAATAGAAACCTACCGGGGCAGTCTGGCCGACGCACCGGAGAATTTGAGAGACTGTCTGAACAGGATGTTTGAACTTGAAAAGCTGGGCGAACGGCTGGGATATTATGCCTTCTTAAAGATGACGGAAGATCAGGGTGACAGTGCCAGTCAGTCCCGGCAGGCACGGTTCATGCAGCTTGAAAGCAAAGTATCCGCTTCCATGAGCTTCATGACCCCGGAGATTCAGGAAATACCGGATTCAACCATGAAAGAATGGCTGAATCGTGATGATTTCACAGAATACCGCATATACCTGGAAAAACTGCTCAGATTCAAACCCCATGTGCTCTCCCCCGCCGAGGAAAAGCTCATGGCCATGCAAAGCGAGTCTGCCCAGACAGCTTCCAAGACCTTCAGCGCACTTCTGGATGTGGATATGGATTTCGGTACGGTGAAAACTCCACAGGGCGAAAAACCCCTTACCAACAGCACCTTCGGAAGTTTCATGCAGAATCCTGAACGGGAGGTACGCAAGGAAGCCTACGGCAAGTACTACTCCCATCTGGATTCCCACAAAAACACCCTGGCCTCTTTGTACACCGGAAGCGTGAATCAGGACGTGTACCGTTCACAGGCCCGGGGCTATTCATCAAGTCTTGAGTACGCACTCTTTCCTGATAAGGTTGACCCCAAGGTGTATCACAACCTTGTGGAAACCGTGAACAAAAATCTTCCCTCGCTCCACGCATACTACCGGCTTCGAAAAGAAAAACAGGGAATCAGCGACTACAGCCTCATCGACACCAAGGTACCGCTGATAGCAGATATCAAAATGGAACACAGCTATGATGAAGCCGTAGCAGTAATTGAAAAAGCCCTGCAGCCTTTAGGTGACGAATATGTAAGCACTCTTTCAAAGGGCCTGAGAGGCGGTTCCAACGGCGGCTGGGTGGATAAATATGAAAACAAGGGGAAACGCAGCGGTGCGTTCTCTGCCGGCAGTTTCTACGGTGAGCCGTATATCCTCATGAATTACAAGGAAGATCTTCTCCGGGATCTATTCACCCTGGCTCATGAGGGCGGACACTCCATGCATTCATGGTATTCATCCAGAAACAATCCGTTTCCCCATTACAATTACACCATTTTCGAAGCGGAAGTGGCCTCCACATTCAACGAACAGCTGTTGTTTCATCATATGATGAGCAGCAACGATGATCCCAAATTGAAAGCTTACCTCATAAACAAGCGGATAGATGACATGATCGGAACCATATTCCGTCAAACCATGTTCGCCGAGTTTGAACTGCGCTGTCATCAAATGGTTGAAAACGGCGAGGCCCTCACCGTCCAGAGTCTCCAGGACGAGTATCGGAAACTTCTTGTGAACTATTTCGGGGAAGATGTTGAACTGCCCGAACTTTCAGCCCTGGAAGGATTGAGAATTCCCCATTTTTACCGGGCATTCTATGTATACAAATACGCAACAGGTTTGAGTGCGGCTATCAGTCTCAGTCAAAGAGTTCTCAACGGGGGTGATACAGAACGGGAAGATTACTTCAAATTCCTGAAAAGCGGCGGCAGCCGGTTTCCTCTGGAAAGCCTGGCAGTGGCGGGAGTTGATATGTCCAGTCCCGAGCCCATCCAGAATGCGATGGATCTGTTTGATGATCTGGTGAAAAAGCTGTCTGCATACTGACACACATCATCCGGCAGCACCCGCCTTGCTGGTGCTGCCGGATTGTACCATTTTTCTGGTATTTCTTCTTATTCCACTGAGGTGTTTTGTCTCAAATAGACTTCCACAGAACGAATCCCTTCGGTTCCGTATGCCCTGCTCCGCTGATTCGCACGGACTGAGTGGGTCTGACCGAGGAGATTTTTCAGTTCCACATCACCTTCTTCCACGACAAGATTTGAGCCGTTGAATGTAAAAACCGTTCCCCGGACACTTGCTGTGGCAACCGGACTCTGTATTTCGTACCGTATTCCCATATCTTCCGTATCGGCCTTTTTCACCCTGGATCGTAACCCGCCGCTTCGGACATACAGACTTGTGCTGCCCCCGTCTGTACCGTCATCGACAATATCAAAATCGCTGAGAGAGCGGACATCCACCTGATCACCGTTAATATCCAGGGACAGGCTGGCCCCCTGGGAGGCGAAAATCCGGGTTCCGGATTCTACGCTGCTGTCCGCTGTGAGAAGCTGCCAGCTTCCGTTTTCCGCCGCATGATACACACGCCCTTCCATCTCCAGTATGCCCACAGAATTGGCACTCAATGCGGCTGCAGCCAGGAGCAGTGCAGAGATTACTATTGCGTTCTTCATACCTACCTCCAATTATTAATACCTGTATTCCAAAGTGAATTGAGCAAGGGGAATGTTCGCCTCCCCTCCCTGAATCAATATCCAGTCCATTTGAAGATCAAGTGCAAGATCCCGTGTAAAACGCTGTCTGAGTCCGATATTTCCCCCTGCAGCAATAAAACCGGTACGGCTGTCAAAGCTCGAATCGTTTATCAGCCCCCGGCCCTGGGCAGTTTTTCCGGCTGCATAGACTCCAGCCCTCCACCCCAGGGCATTCCCGTATGCTCTGGAGCTTTGATACAACAGGCCCTCTGCATCCAGAGCGGAATACCATGTTCTGCTCTCAATAAAGTTGATATGTTCCGGAATAAACCCTACACCCTGGGGGAGGACAAAATCGCCGAACGAAGCAAAGCCTGTCAGCCCCAGCCTGGGTGCAAACTTGCCGTCGGGATACCCCCGAACTTCCAAAAGGGAGGCTGCAGAGTTTTCAAATCCGCCGGAAGAGGACAAGGAAGAAAATGAACCGAAAAACGTATAAAACATTCTCCGGCTGAGAGAACCGGTCATTCCTGCGGAAATCGACAGATGATCCCTGTCCTGTTCCGGGGATTCACGTATCAGATCCCGATACACCGCTAAAACAAACGGACTCTGCCGGCCGATCAGTTCGGGGAAGAGCAGCTGAAGTCTTCCGGTCAGTGCTGAAGGGGCGAAATCCAGTTCCAGCCAGGGGGGAACCCCATCCAAACCCGGGAGGAGATCATCAGCAGGCAGTTCAGTCTCATCTGCAGACCCGCCTTCAGCAAGTACCTGCATCACCTCAGTCCGGGCATTTTCATTGAAGTCATTAAAGAGAAAACCAGTGTAGCCAAGCCCCGCTTCTAATGAGATCAGTCGGCAAGTATAGACAATATTGATCCCGTCGAAGTTTATGGGTGAAAAATACCCCAGGGGATCGGTATTCATTACTCTCCCGACAGCAATAGAAGATGCAACTGCTGAACCCCCGGTTCCAACAGCCCGGTCACCCCCCAGCTTGCTCCCTGTAATCATTACCCGGTACAAAAACTGTGAAACTCCGGGAACCACTGATATGCCCGAATCCGAGAAATCAGCCCGGATACCCAGGTCGATATCCGTAAGAAAACCGGACTCATTGCTGCTGTACGGTTGAATACCCAATGAGTTGCTCGACTCCAAAACGCCACCGTTGATACTCGAGCCCAGGGATACTCCCTGTTTGCTTTCAAAATTAATTTGTTCGGGGTATGCATGAACCAGCATAAAGAACATTAAAAACATCATGATCGGCAGACGTTGTATTCCGGATTTGGCGTGTCCTGGTTGTATCATAGAATCCCTTCTCTCCATTGTTCATATCTGGAAATTATCCGTATCAACTGCCGTCCGTTCACATAATCAGAAGGCCTCGCTTCAGGATTGAAAATACGAATATATTTTACGTCCCGGAAATAGCTGTCCGGGCTTTTGAATACACGAGCCGAAATGCTCAGCGGAATGGAACTATCAAGCTTTGCTAAAAGTTCTGCTAATTCTGCATTTGTCAGCGGATCATCGGGTCTTTCCACCAGTTGATCCTCTGAGTTTGCGGCAAAAATTTGATATGCCTGCGCACGGCTGATCTGTTCTTCATCGATAACAGTTAAGAGAACAGAATCATCAATGGTGAATACACCGCCCGGTGTATTGATCATCGTACTTGCATCTTCAGCGAGTACCAGCGGTGCGGAAATCCACACTGCAATCAGCAGGAGGAACCACGTTTTGTAATATTTCAGTTGATTATTCTTCATTTTAGCATCACCTTACGTGATAAGATATTGCCGAAATATACGCAATTCAATAGGAAATAAGAAATTATGATAAAAAATGCGTTTCGCCGCTTTATTGAACTGTTTCCCCTCCCCTATGCCGTGTATATCCTAACCCCCCTGATTTCCACCGCCCTGGTGGCAGCTCTTTTACATGCCGGTGCATTTACCGTGATGTCTCAGAATCTCTATGATCTCCTTCTGCCGTTGCGCCAGCCTGTGGAACAGCGCTCTGAAATAGTATTCGTAGATATTGATGATCAAAGCCTGGAGCGCTTGGGCGAGTGGCCCTGGAAGCGAACTGAGATGGCCCGCTACCTGCTTGAACTCAACAGCTTTTCCAGTGCTGCGGTAATTGTAGATATCAATTTTGATTTGCCCAGCAACAGAGGCGTGGCGGATTTTATTCGCAGGGGACTTACCGAGCAGGGGGTGGAGGTTGAAAATGTGCTGAACCAGGATGAAGATCCCCTTTTCGGAAACATGCTGAATAATATGGAAAACACCGTCGTTGCATCACTGGTTTTGGAGACTGGTATACGCGGCCCCCACCCCGGCATCAATTTTTCCCGTGGCGCCACCGGTTTCAGCAATATTATTCGGGACTCTGACGGAAAAATCCGAAGGTTTCGGCCATTTGAAGATGAAGAACCGGCCCTTGCCGTTGCCGGTTTTACCATGGGCAGCACAGATACACAAATTAGCCGCAGCCCCCGAAGTCTGAAAATCGTGAACCGGAACGGAGGTTCTCAGCCACCCGCAACAATACCAGTGGAAGAGGATGGCAGCATCCTAATAGACTGGAGTGACAAGAATTATGAAGAAAGCTTTCTCCATGTGGGTTTTGATATATTTCCCACACTGATCAGGCTGCGGGAAGACCTTTGGTATAATATTCAGTTATTCCAGGATTATGAATTATTATCTCAGGAAGGTATCGGTCGGCAGGCTCTTAGCCTGCATGGTTCATCCCGGAACAAATTACTGGAAAGCGCCCTTGTATTTGATCCGGACATCCTCAGGGATCATTACCGGTTTCAGGAAGCGGCCCGTGAACTCCTGGATTCCTTCCTCACTCCCGGAAACCTTAGCCGGATGATATCTTCATTACCCGAAAACCCGTATCATAATCAGGGACTGCTCCCGGAGGAAGACCTGCGTTTTCTGTACAATCAATCCCGGGAGCTCTTAGACCGTATTATTGATATCCGCCAGGAACTTGAATCGCTGCTTCAGGATGCCTACGTTATTGTTGCATACTCGGCAACCGGAACAACAGATATCGGTTCACAGCCATTTCATTCAAGCTATGTGAATGCAGGAGTGCACGGTACGATACTCAATATGCTGCTGAAGGCACAAAGCGGGTACGACGGTTTTATCAGGACCCAGGAACCGTGGATCAATATACTGCTGGCAGGTTTTCTCTCGCTGCTGATCAGCCTTCTCATTCGAAGACGTCAGGCATCGCTTGGTCTCGGACTTTTGGCGGCAAATACTATACTTGCGGGACTGATCATTGTCATCGGGTTTTCTGCTGCTGATATGTACTTCAATCCGGTCCTTCTGATCATACCTCAGCTGATCAGCGGAATTATCCTTTTCAGCCTTCAATTCATTGGAACCGAAGGAGAAAAGCGCTGGCTCTACCGGGCATTCGGCCATTACATTTCAAAAGAATTTATCGATATTCTTGTTGAACAACCGGAAAAACTCAAACTCGGGGGTGAGGAACGGGAAATGACCCTGATGTTCACCGACATCAAGGATTTTTCCGGCCTGGCACAGCTATTGTCTCCCACTGATCTGGTAGCCCTTCTTAATCTGTATTTTACCCGCATGAGCGATATTGTTCTGAATAACCACGGCACTATCGATAAGTATGAGGGAGATGCAATTGTCGCATTTTTCGGTGCCCCCCTGGATGACCCTGATCATCGCATTAATGCGGTAAAAGCAGCAGTGGAGATTCAGAAGGAAACCCCGCGGTTGAAGGCTGAAATTATGGAACGTTTCAACATTTCACGGGGCATAGACACCAGAGTGGGCGTCAATTCCGGTAAAGTACTGGTTGGCAATCTGGGTACAGAACGGAGAATGGACTATACCGCAATGGGCCTGGATGTAAATTTGGCCTCACGATTGGAAGGAGCGAACAAGCATGTAGGAACCTCCATCCTCATCAGCGATTCCACGTACCAGGGCCTTGATCAAAGATTTTTCAGCCGAACGGTTGGCGAAATCAAAGTTGCCGGTATTGATCACCCAGTGTCGTGTTACAACATTCGAGGCTACCGCAGCGAACAATCCACCATAAGCATAGAAGCCGGTGAATACCTGAATGAGGCAATATCGGCAATTATCCGGGGTGATATGGATGCTGCGGAAAAATCAATTCAAGCTGCCAAAATACGCGAGCCC
It includes:
- the pepF gene encoding oligoendopeptidase F, whose amino-acid sequence is MSVNPTRARKDVPAHEKWNLNALFPDDAAWEQGFEDLKNQYTEIETYRGSLADAPENLRDCLNRMFELEKLGERLGYYAFLKMTEDQGDSASQSRQARFMQLESKVSASMSFMTPEIQEIPDSTMKEWLNRDDFTEYRIYLEKLLRFKPHVLSPAEEKLMAMQSESAQTASKTFSALLDVDMDFGTVKTPQGEKPLTNSTFGSFMQNPEREVRKEAYGKYYSHLDSHKNTLASLYTGSVNQDVYRSQARGYSSSLEYALFPDKVDPKVYHNLVETVNKNLPSLHAYYRLRKEKQGISDYSLIDTKVPLIADIKMEHSYDEAVAVIEKALQPLGDEYVSTLSKGLRGGSNGGWVDKYENKGKRSGAFSAGSFYGEPYILMNYKEDLLRDLFTLAHEGGHSMHSWYSSRNNPFPHYNYTIFEAEVASTFNEQLLFHHMMSSNDDPKLKAYLINKRIDDMIGTIFRQTMFAEFELRCHQMVENGEALTVQSLQDEYRKLLVNYFGEDVELPELSALEGLRIPHFYRAFYVYKYATGLSAAISLSQRVLNGGDTEREDYFKFLKSGGSRFPLESLAVAGVDMSSPEPIQNAMDLFDDLVKKLSAY
- a CDS encoding adenylate/guanylate cyclase domain-containing protein, giving the protein MIKNAFRRFIELFPLPYAVYILTPLISTALVAALLHAGAFTVMSQNLYDLLLPLRQPVEQRSEIVFVDIDDQSLERLGEWPWKRTEMARYLLELNSFSSAAVIVDINFDLPSNRGVADFIRRGLTEQGVEVENVLNQDEDPLFGNMLNNMENTVVASLVLETGIRGPHPGINFSRGATGFSNIIRDSDGKIRRFRPFEDEEPALAVAGFTMGSTDTQISRSPRSLKIVNRNGGSQPPATIPVEEDGSILIDWSDKNYEESFLHVGFDIFPTLIRLREDLWYNIQLFQDYELLSQEGIGRQALSLHGSSRNKLLESALVFDPDILRDHYRFQEAARELLDSFLTPGNLSRMISSLPENPYHNQGLLPEEDLRFLYNQSRELLDRIIDIRQELESLLQDAYVIVAYSATGTTDIGSQPFHSSYVNAGVHGTILNMLLKAQSGYDGFIRTQEPWINILLAGFLSLLISLLIRRRQASLGLGLLAANTILAGLIIVIGFSAADMYFNPVLLIIPQLISGIILFSLQFIGTEGEKRWLYRAFGHYISKEFIDILVEQPEKLKLGGEEREMTLMFTDIKDFSGLAQLLSPTDLVALLNLYFTRMSDIVLNNHGTIDKYEGDAIVAFFGAPLDDPDHRINAVKAAVEIQKETPRLKAEIMERFNISRGIDTRVGVNSGKVLVGNLGTERRMDYTAMGLDVNLASRLEGANKHVGTSILISDSTYQGLDQRFFSRTVGEIKVAGIDHPVSCYNIRGYRSEQSTISIEAGEYLNEAISAIIRGDMDAAEKSIQAAKIREPDDSFIRYIEGKIHLLENGRIESIFPLDLSVK
- a CDS encoding FecR domain-containing protein, producing MKNAIVISALLLAAAALSANSVGILEMEGRVYHAAENGSWQLLTADSSVESGTRIFASQGASLSLDINGDQVDVRSLSDFDIVDDGTDGGSTSLYVRSGGLRSRVKKADTEDMGIRYEIQSPVATASVRGTVFTFNGSNLVVEEGDVELKNLLGQTHSVRANQRSRAYGTEGIRSVEVYLRQNTSVE